Part of the Rubrobacter calidifluminis genome is shown below.
CGCCACCTCCCGTACCGCCGTGGCGAAGTCCTCCCCGCGCGGGACGACCACGTCCGCCCCGTATGACCTGACCAGATCTTCGTCTTCCGGCCTGGCGTCCGCGATGATCCGCAGGCCCGCCTCCTTTGCGAGCCCGATGACGTAGGAGGCGAGGAGCCCAGCCCCGCCCGTCACCGCGAGCGTCTGCCCGGGTTCGAGCGCGAGGGTCTCGAGCCCCAGCCTGGCCGTGAGCCCGTTCATCGGCAGGGTCGAGGCCTGCTGCAGCGTGGCACCCTCCGGGATCGGCACCACGGAGGCCGCCGGAACCACGATGAACTCCGCCTGCGCCCCGCCCTCGGGTCTTCGCGGGTTGACCGCGGCCATCACCTCCTCCCCGACCTCGAATCGGTCGACCCCCTCTCCTACCGCCTCGACCGTCCCGGCCGCGTCCATCCCCGGCGTCCAGGGCGGAGGGACATCTTCAACGCCCCTCTGCCGGAGCCCGATGTCCGTCGGGTTCACCGCCGCCGCCCGGACCGCGATCCGAACCTCTCCGGGGCCGGGATCGCGTACCTCCCGCCGTACGACCTCGAGTACCTCGGGACCACCGGGCGCCGTGATGCCCACGGCACGCGCTTCCTTCGTGCTCACAGAACCTCCTTCTCCCGATGAACCATGCCGGTCGCTTCCCGGTGCTTTCCTTCCATCCCACTCGGGGAAATTCATCACCGGAACCACACCTCTTCAAGCATGCCAGATGACCTATCCCCAGGATCTATCGCGCTTCAAACTGTTATTTGTGAAGCAATTAACGGCAGTATGGTTGCACGCTGTTACAATCCAGTACTGGTAATACCAATTGGGAGAAAAGGAGGTAAAGATGAACAAGACCGGTTCGCGCCTGGTTCGCTTTTTCGAGAGGTTCTCCCCGAGCGCGCAGATGTTCCGTGGCACGAGCCGTGGGCTCGGGAGGGGGCGGGGGGCGCGGCTCGCGGACGTTCCCGACGAGGAGAGCTCGGAGAAGGCGTACTACGAGCAGGAGTTCAGGGAGCTGGTCCGTCAGTTGAAGAAGGGGTAACCCCCTTTTTCTCTCGGGCGATCGCTGGCGGGGCGCCTTGCCCCGCCTTTTTCAACGTTTTATGGAGGCGATGACTGCCTCTGCCGTTTTGCGGGCGCGGTCCGGGTTGCTCCAGGCGTCGAGACGGCTGGAGACCTCCAGGCGCGTCCAGGGGGAGGTCCACACCACCTGATCTCCGACGGTGAGCCTTAGGGGTTCGTCGAGTTCGCAGGTGCCGAAGTCGCTACCCGGTGGGTATTCGAGTATGTGTTCCCCCGCGCACTCCTCGGCG
Proteins encoded:
- a CDS encoding quinone oxidoreductase family protein, translating into MSTKEARAVGITAPGGPEVLEVVRREVRDPGPGEVRIAVRAAAVNPTDIGLRQRGVEDVPPPWTPGMDAAGTVEAVGEGVDRFEVGEEVMAAVNPRRPEGGAQAEFIVVPAASVVPIPEGATLQQASTLPMNGLTARLGLETLALEPGQTLAVTGGAGLLASYVIGLAKEAGLRIIADARPEDEDLVRSYGADVVVPRGEDFATAVREVAPEGADGLFDTALLHERAIGAVRDSGGMITVRGWRPEQPERGIRVEPVMVFRVLERTDWLEELRRLASKGRLRLRVAGEYPPEEAAEAQRVMDAGGLRGRVVIVF